In Penicillium psychrofluorescens genome assembly, chromosome: 5, a single window of DNA contains:
- a CDS encoding uncharacterized protein (ID:PFLUO_008380-T1.cds;~source:funannotate), which produces MASYGNPMYTPDQFMNPGPAPRPPGERPKLTLPTSNSNVATSFNQMSLNSPTTPGSANLSLFPNTSSPSLTQSRSQQRGEGGFAIIREGYVRCKEDKFLATWNQRYLILREYKLEFLKNETGKVAISFPLSTVTAVSRSEDTKMAFEITRLANPKDAQSKTALITRDLPTKTITCEVKTDDEIYEWIDKIYERCPGMGGVSNPTNFSHRVHVGFDPQTGGFVGLPPEWEKLLTASAITKEDYKKNPQAVIEVLEFYSDIKMREQNPQYYAGMGGGAPAGQGKSYGNNTVGSSIAPPRPPPPGPLQRLDSGQSKQSTDGSMRSATSSPGQTSNNLESDRAMEQQQQLERMKELAEQERRRVAEEARLKEEQDEYNASIPKARTPMAKQELGGYGGSDDRYKPSRPAPQAPGGGARGPPPQGQLTAQRPAPPPPSSSSSQNPYGQPPRTPGGGSRPDDRQYSPNDPRAQANRPQNNGNKGQQAQGPPPTRLPAPVQPVKPLNIANKNTSNKQTPDGVRQAEAALSKKPEPRQKEVRMSAMSENEVMDRLRAVVSKDNPNDSYSKQRKIGQGASGSVYVARVKEHATSSVAHELYRQYGPRCQVAIKQMDLRSQPRKELIVNEIIVMKDSQHPNIVNFLDSFLQEQSNELWVVMEFMEGGALTDVIDNNQVIQENQIAAICAETCKGLAHLHSQNIIHRDIKSDNVLLDRAGHVKITDFGFCAKLTESKSKRATMVGTPYWMAPEVVKQKEYGPKVDCWSLGIMAIEMIESEPPYLNEEPLKALYLIATNGTPRLKKPEKLSKELKAFLSVCLCVDVRSRATADELLAHEFLQTGCSLASLAELLRWKKPSGQ; this is translated from the exons ATGGCTTCGTATGGCAA CCCCATGTATACGCCGGATCAGTTCATGAATCCAGGCCCAGCCCCGCGTCCACCGGGGGAGCGCCCCAAGTTGACGCTGcccaccagcaacagcaatgTGGCCACCTCGTTCAACCAGATGTCTCTGAATTCACCCACAACCCCCGGATCCGCCAACTTGTCACTGTTTCCCAATACCAGTAGCCCGTCCCTCACGCAGAGCAGGAGCCAGCAGAGGGGCGAAGGCGGATTCGCGATCATCAGAGAGGGATACGTCCGCTGCAAAGAAGACAAGTTCTTGGCCACATGGAACCAACGCTACCTGATCCTACGGGAATACAAGCTGGAATTCCTCAAAAATGAAACGGGCAAAgtggccatctccttcccGCTCTCGACGGTGACTGCCGTGTCGCGTTCCGAGGACACCAAGATGGCTTTTGAGATTACGCGGTTGGCCAACCCCAAAGACGCCCAATCCAAAACCGCCCTAATCACTCGCGACCTGCCAACCAAGACCATCACTTGTGAGGTCAAGACGGATGATGAGATTTATGAGTGGATAGACAAGATCTATGAGCGCTGCCCGGGCATGGGCGGGGTCAGCAACCCGACCAACTTCAGCCATCGGGTCCACGTCGGCTTTGATCCGCAAACGGGCGGCTTTGTCGGCCTGCCTCCAGAGTGGGAGAAGCTGTTGACGGCCTCTGCCATTACCAAGGAGGATTACAAGAAGAACCCCCAGGCGGTCATCGAGGTGCTAGAGTTTTACTCCGATATCAAGATGCGAGAACAAAACCCACAGTACTATGCCGGaatgggcggcggcgcccCCGCTGGTCAAGGGAAGTCCTACGGTAATAACACAGTCGGCAGCTCGATCGCGCCGCCACGACCTCCCCCGCCGGGGCCTCTTCAGCGTCTCGACAGTGGACAATCCAAGCAGTCGACCGATGGCTCCATGCGCTCGGCCACCTCTTCTCCCGGGCAAACTTCGAATAACTTGGAGTCTGACCGTGCAATggaacaacagcaacaatTGGAGCGCATGAAGGAGTTGGCCGAGCAGGAACGTCGCCGAGTAGCAGAAGAGGCTCGTCTGAAGGAGGAACAGGATGAATATAATGCCTCGATTCCAAAGGCACGAACACCGATGGCCAAGCAGGAGCTCGGTGGCTACGGCGGGAGTGATGATCGCTATAAACCTagccgcccagctccgcAGGCTCCTGGTGGAGGGGCTCGtggccctcctcctcagGGCCAGCTGACTGCGCAGCGTCCCGCACCGCCGCccccatcttcttcttcttcgcagaATCCATATGGGCAACCTCCTCGAACCCCTGGTGGTGGATCACGCCCCGATGACCGCCAGTATTCTCCCAACGACCCTCGTGCTCAAGCAAACCGTCCGCAGAACAATGGCAACAAGGGACAACAGGCGCAAGGCCCACCGCCAACCCGGCTGCCGGCCCCTGTGCAACCTGTGAAGCCGCTGAACATTGCCAACAAGAACACGAGCAACAAGCAGACGCCTGATGGCGTCCGCCAAGCGGAAGCCGCCTTGAGCAAGAAGCCGGAGCCGCGGCAGAAGGAGGTTCGCATGTCGGCCATGTCGGAGAACGAGGTTATGGATCGGCTGCGGGCAGTGGTGTCCAAGGACAACCCGAATGACTCGTATAGCAAGCAGCGCAAGATTGGTCAGGGTGCGTCTGGATCCGTGTACGTGGCACGCGTTAAGGAGCATGCGACCTCGTCAGTGGCACACGAACTTTACCGGCAGTACGGTCCCCGGTGCCAAGTGGCCATCAAGCAGATGGATCTGCGCAGTCAGCCCCGGAAGGAATTGATTGTCAACGAAATTATCGTCATGAAGGACAGCCAGCACCCCAACATTGTCAACTTCTTGGACTCATTCTTGCAGGAGCAGAGCAATGAGCTCTGGGTCGTTATGGAATTCATGGAGGGTGGCGCGTTGACCGATGTGATCGACAACAACCAAGTGATTCAAGAAAATCAGATTGCAGCAATCTGCGCCGAG ACATGTAAGGGGTTGGCCCACTTGCACAGCCAGAATATCATCCATCGCGATATCAAGAGTGACAACGTCCTCCTCGATCGCGCCGGCCACGTCAAGATCACCGACTTCGGCTTCTGCGCCAAGCTGACCGAGTCGAAGAGCAAGCGCGCTACGATGGTCGGCACGCCCTACTGGATGGCTCCCGAAGTCGTCAAGCAGAAGGAGTACGGCCCGAAGGTGGACTGCTGGTCGCTAGGTATCATGGCCATTGAGATGATCGAGTCCGAGCCGCCATACCTGAATGAGGAGCCGCTGAAGGCGCTGTACCTGATCGCCACGAACGGCACGCCCCGTCTgaagaagcccgagaagCTGAGCAAGGAACTCAAGGCCTTCCTGAGCGTCTGTCTCTGCGTCGATGTCCGCAGCCGTGCCACGGCGGATGAGCTCCTGGCCCACGAATTCCTGCAGACGGGCTGCAGTCTGGCCAGTCTGGCTGAGTTGCTGCGGTGGAAGAAACCGAGCGGCCAGTAA
- a CDS encoding uncharacterized protein (ID:PFLUO_008381-T1.cds;~source:funannotate) — MQRALHSIRVRAFSTSARRHEIKDVASLAPRLIPKYQESHEGELLSLQWPAPLRNVLIVRKDCAPTVTDSLVEFAHHISSTYPSISVVLESKTANEVHSSLPFPVYSASLEDRPTAFHDKVDLTVTLGGDGTILHASSLFATCSNVPPVLSFSMGTLGFLSEWNFPEFKRAFREVYMSGADVGDRTPVLDRPEQTAAQEELRMGPTGWSSVRGKSMGSTRGARILMRNRLKVGLFTADGEETTPVRGKTDHGQGVYVMNELLIHRGKEPHLAVVDVYVGGRYLTEAVADGIIISTPTGSTAYSLSSGGSIVHPLVPSILLTPICARSLSFRPLVLPSSTPITLRLSEKNRGRELEVSLDGVNLGQGMAVGMEARVWNEEMRHGKNEWQGGVPSVMRRSMGGEAHEGWVGGLNGLLKFNHAFGEE; from the exons ATGCAGCGCGCCCTTCACTCCATCCGAGTGCGCGCCTTCTCCACATCGGCGCGGCGTcacgagatcaaggatgttGCGTCTCTGGCGCCGCGCTTGATTCCCAAGTACCAAG AGTCTCAcgagggcgagctgctcTCTCTGCAGTGGCCGGCACCACTGCGCAATGTCCTGATCGTGCGAAAAGACTGTGCCCCGACGGTGACAGATTCCCTCGTGGAGTTTGCACA TCATATTTCCTCTACATACCCGTCCATCTCCGTGGTCCTTGAATCCAAGACGGCCAACGAAGTCCATTCGTCCTTACCATTCCCAGTCTACTCGGCCTCATTGGAGGATCGCCCGACAGCCTTCCATGATAAGGTCGACCTCACAGTGACCCTGGGGGGAGACGGCACAATATTACATGCATCCTCGCTCTTCGCGACCTGCTCCAACGTCCCGCCGGTCTTGTCATTCAGTATGGGAACTTTGGGATTCCTGAGTGAATGGAATTTCCCCGAGTTCAAGCGGGCCTTTCGGGAAGTTTACATGTCTGGGGCTGACGTCGGGGACCGGACACCCGTATTGGACCGTCCCGAACAGACTGCGGCCCAAGAAGAGCTGCGGATGGGCCCTACCGGCTGGTCTTCGGTCCGGGGCAAGTCAATGGGCTCGACCCGGGGTGCCCGCATCCTGATGCGCAACCGACTGAAGGTCGGGCTGTTTACTGCGGATGGGGAAGAGACGACGCCGGTTCGCGGCAAGACCGACCACGGTCAGGGGGTCTACGTGATGAACGAGCTGCTCATCCACCGTGGCAAGGAGCCACACCTGGCCGTAGTGGATGTATACGTCGGGGGCCGGTACCTGACCGAGGCGGTGgccgacggcatcatcatctcgacgCCGACGGGGAGTACCGCCTACAGTCTGAGCAGCGGCGGGAGCATTGTGCACCCGCTGGTGCCCTCGATTCTCCTCACGCCGATTTGCGCGCGCAGTCTCAGCTTCCGGCCGCTAGTGCTGCCATCCAGCACCCCCATCACCTTGCGGCTCAGCGAGAAGAACCGCGGACGGGAGCTCGAGGTCAGCCTGGACGGCGTCAACCTGGGCCAAGGGATGGCGGTCGGCATGGAGGCCCGAGTGTGGAATGAGGAGATGCGGCACGGCAAGAATGAGTGGCAGGGCGGCGTACCCAGCGTGATGCGGCGTAGTATGGGCGGGGAGGCGCATGAGGGCTGGGTCGGCGGGTTGAATGGGCTGTTGAAGTTCAACCATGCATTTGGCGAGGAGTAA
- a CDS encoding uncharacterized protein (ID:PFLUO_008377-T1.cds;~source:funannotate): protein MPRKGMSRPPPGVSQDAKPGNKQQRKLAHIKRKRAKDSSRREERYAVKKEEAKNPKLRAERLQRNIPLTLDRKRVWDEADSDAEEHGLGLSVDVERIKRAKQEEEDELNRPLEEGEYESGDAQSDNESIDSMIASSDGEDEDEDQNEAEPARGRGKSKLPSATERATSPTHSTRSTNLNLAPEALAAKFPTLFTNEAPPTPKVLITTSINSNLHNEAETLTDLFPNSVYIRRTAHRYSHKFSIKEIAKFASNRNFTTVAVLQEDQKKPSGLILVHLPVGPTFHFSISNWIDGKRLPGHGRPTEHWPELILNNFRTPLGLLTAHMFQRLFPPQPEFEGRQVVTLHNQRDYIFVRRHRYVFREKRETEKAVVDTDGKEMKGAEGIRTGLQELGPRFTLKLRRVDKGIQRMSGQEWEWEGKMEKERTKFQL from the coding sequence ATGCCTCGCAAAGGCATGAGCAGACCACCTCCTGGTGTGTCGCAAGACGCAAAACCAGGCAATAAGCAGCAACGCAAGTTGGCCCACATCAAGCGCAAGAGAGCCAAAGACTCTTCACGGCGAGAAGAGCGATACGCcgtgaagaaggaagaagccaagAACCCCAAGCTAAGGGCCGAACGGTTGCAGCGCAATATTCCCCTGACGCTAGATCGCAAGCGAGTGTGGGATGAAGCCGACAGCGACGCCGAGGAGCACGGACTGGGACTGAGTGTCGACGTGGAGCGGATCAAGCGCGCCaagcaggaagaggaagatgagctcAATCGGCCgttggaggaaggagagtATGAGAGCGGGGATGCGCAGTCCGACAACGAGTCGATTGACAGCATGATTGCATCcagcgacggcgaggacgaggacgaagaccAGAACGAGGCAGAGCCGGctcgcgggcgaggaaaATCCAAGCTCCCCAGCGCAACCGAGCGCGCAACAAGTCCAACACATTCAACGCGCAGCACGAACCTGAATCTCGCGCCAGAAGCTCTCGCCGCCAAATTCCCGACTCTCTTCACCAACGAGGCCCCACCGACCCCCAAGGTCCTAATCACGACCTCAATCAACTCAAACCTCCACAACGAAGCCGAAACCCTAACCGACCTCTTCCCCAACAGCGTCTACATCCGACGCACAGCGCACCGCTACTCGCACAAATTCTCCATCAAAGAGATCGCCAAGTTCGCCTCGAACCGGAACTTCACCACCGTGGCTGtcctccaagaagaccagaaAAAGCCCTCGGGATTGATCCTGGTTCACCTGCCCGTCGGACCCACCTTCCATTTCTCCATCAGCAACTGGATCGATGGCAAGCGGCTACCTGGCCACGGGAGACCGACAGAGCATTGGCCGGAGCTGATCCTGAACAACTTCCGCACGCCGCTGGGTCTCCTGACGGCGCATATGTTCCAACGGCTGTTCCCACCACAGCCGGAGTTTGAAGGCCGACAGGTTGTCACCCTGCACAACCAGCGCGACTACATCTTCGTGCGCCGTCATCGCTATGTCTTCCGCGAGAAGCGCGAGACCGAGAAGGCCGTCGTGGACACGGATGgcaaggagatgaagggCGCGGAGGGTATTCGTACTGGCTTACAGGAACTCGGGCCACGGTTCACGTTGAAATTGCGCCGTGTCGATAAGGGAATCCAGAGGATGAGCGGACAggagtgggagtgggagggcaagatggagaaagagcggACCAAGTTCCAGCTTTAG
- a CDS encoding uncharacterized protein (ID:PFLUO_008378-T1.cds;~source:funannotate), translating into MATVDTKTGQSVDRTVLDSMLRRRMFYTPSFEIYGGVSGLYDYGPPGCALLANMTDLWRKHFVLEEDMLELDCTMLTPEEVFKTSGHVEKFADWMCKDPKTGEIFRADHLVEEVLEARLKGDKEARGQKVEVDEEKEAKKKRKAKASKAVKLDDALVQEYEEVLAQIDNYGGPELEQLIAKYDIRNPTTEGNLLPPVAFNLMFQTSIGPSSNMPGYLRPETAQGQFLNFQKLLEFNQQGMPFASASIGKSFRNEISPRAGLLRVREFLMAEIEHFVDPEGGKKHPRFADVKDVELSLLDRNVQLSGSTDTVQMTVGKAVETGLVDNETLGYFLVRIQSFLLKLGIDQSKLRFRQHMANEMAHYATDCWDAELKTSYGWIECVGCADRSAYDLTVHKNKTGAPLVVRETRPEPLRIEEWQVDIDKKKFGPRFKKDSKSVEAAVEALSQELREKLSLDLDKNGKIEVEVEGIATPTIELDKDLIKIEKRTRVENIREYTPNVIEPSFGIGRILYSMIEHVYWSREGDEARGVLSFPPAIAPTKVLLVPLSTHASFKPLTQDLTSKLRRLGISTRVDDSSASIGKRYARNDELGTPFGITVDFQSVKDSSITLRDRDSTKQVRASEDEILQALKSIVDGDETWEDVRKRLPEFTGQEVE; encoded by the exons ATGGCCACCGTTGACACGAAGACGGGCCAGTCCGTCGACCGCACGGTCCTGGACTCGATGCTCCGCCGTCGCATGTTCTACACCCCCTCCTTCGAGATCTATGGTGGGGTGTCGGGCCTGTATGACTACGGGCCCCCGGGCTGCGCTCTGCTCGCCAACATGACCGACCTGTGGCGCAAACATttcgtgctggaggaggatATGCTCGAGCTCGATTGTACCATGTTGACCCCGGAAGAAGTCTTCAAGACCAGTGGGCACGTCGAAAAGTTCGCCGACTGGATGTGCAAGGACCCCAAGACCGGCGAGATTTTCCGCGCAGACCACTTGGTCgaagaggtgctggaggcCCGGTTGAAGGGCGACAAGGAGGCGCGCGGCCAGaaggtcgaggtcgacgaggagaaggaggccaagaaaaagaggaaggccaaggccagcaagGCTGTCAAGTTGGACGACGCTCTGGTCCAGGAGTACGAGGAGGTGCTGGCCCAGATTGATAACTACGGCGGGCCCGAACTAGAGCAGCTGATCGCCAAGTATGACATCCGCAACCCGACCACCGAGGGCAACCTACTGCCGCCCGTCGCCTTCAACCTGATGTTCCAGACCTCCATCGGTCCCAGCAGCAACATGCCGGGCTACCTGCGGCCCGAGACCGCCCAGGGTCAGTTCTTGAACTTCCAAAAGCTGCTCGAGTTCAACCAGCAGGGCATGCCGttcgcctcggcctcgattGGCAAGTCGTTCCGCAATGAAATCTCTCCTCGCGCCGGTCTGCTGCGCGTGCGTGAGTTCCTGATGGCCGAGATTGAGCACTTTGTCGACCCAGAGGGTGGCAAGAAGCACCCGCGCTTTGCGGATGTCAAGGATGTCGAGCTGTCGCTGCTCGATCGCAATGTGCAGCTGTCCGGCAGCACCGACACGGTGCAGATGACCGTCGGCAAGGCGGTCGAGACCGGTCTGGTGGACAACGAGACACTGGGTTACTTCCTGGTCCGCATTCAGTCCTTCCTGCTGAAGCTTGGTATCGACCAATCCAAGCTGCGCTTCCGCCAACACATGGCCAATGAGATGGCCCACTATGCCACCGACTGCTGGGACGCCGAGTTGAAGACCAGCTACGGCTGGATCGAGTGTGTTGGTTGTGCGGACCGCAGCGCCTACGACTTGACTGTGCACAAGAACAAGACCGGCGCGCCGCTCGTTGTGCGCGAGACTCGCCCGGAGCCCCTTCGCATTGAGGAGTGGCAGGTTGACATCGATAAGAAGAAGTTCGGTCCCCGCTTCAAGAAGGACAGCAAGTCTGTCGAGGCGGCGGTCGAGGCGCTGTCGCAGGAACTGCGCGAGAAGCTCTCCCTGGACCTTGATAAGAATGGCAAGATCGAGGTGGAAGTCGAGGGCATTGCCACCCCCACGATCGAGTTGGACAAGGAcctgatcaagatcgagaagcgCACCCGCGTCGAGAACATCCGCGAGTACACGCCCAACGTCATCGAGCCGTCCTTCGGTATCGGCCGTATTCTGTACAGCATGATCGAGCATGTCTACTGGTCGcgcgaaggcgacgaggccCGCGGT GTCCTGTCTTTCCCCCCGGCCATCGCACCCACCAAGGTCCTGCTGGTCCCGCTCTCGACTCACGCCTCGTTCAAGCCCCTGACGCAAGACCTGACCTCGAAGCTGCGCCGCCTGGGCATCTCTACTCGGGTTGACGACTCGTCTGCCTCCATTGGCAAGCGCTACGCCCGCAACGACGAGCTGGGTACGCCATTTGGCATCACCGTGGACTTCCAGTCCGTCAAGGACAGCTCGATTACTCTGCGTGACCGCGATTCGACCAAGCAGGTGCGcgccagcgaggacgagatcCTGCAGGCGCTCAAGTCGAtcgtcgacggcgacgagacATGGGAGGATGTACGCAAGCGGCTGCCGGAGTTTACTGGGCAAGAGGTGGAGTAG
- a CDS encoding uncharacterized protein (ID:PFLUO_008376-T1.cds;~source:funannotate): MDPPSRRLFIASIGNIKPYRNTRHSAGHLLLDAIAPELPARLSAAAKPFYETWYSPTYMNTSGPKLVRQLQNFTRQGNATAPAHATTLVILHDELESPLGKVRVKRGGPEVASLRGHRGLISVFESLRGKGLYPARAQNDGLGLSVLRVGVGIGRPESREKGAVADYVLKAMSPTELAAVHRAAGPVVELIAEEMYRTDGGSP; this comes from the coding sequence ATGGACCCCCCGAGCCGGCGTCTCTTCATCGCCTCCATCGGCAACATAAAACCCTACCGAAACACCCGCCACAGCGCCggccacctcctcctcgacgcgATCGCCCCCGAACTGCCCGCGCGACTCAGCGCAGCGGCCAAACCCTTCTACGAAACCTGGTACAGTCCCACGTACATGAACACGTCCGGCCCGAAGCTCGTGCGCCAGCTGCAGAATTTCACGCGGCAGGGAAATGCAACTGCACCGGCACACGCGACCACGTTAGTGATCCTGCACGACGAGCTCGAGTCCCCGCTGGGGAAAGTGCGTGTGAAACGCGGCGGGCCGGAGGTTGCGAGTCTGCGTGGCCATCGGGGGTTGATTAGCGTGTTTGAGAGTCTGCGCGGGAAGGGACTGTATCCGGCGCGGGCGCAGAATGACGGGTTGGGGTTGTCGGTTCTGAgggttggggttgggatTGGACGGCCCGAGTCGAGAGAGAAGGGTGCTGTGGCGGATTATGTCTTGAAGGCGATGAGTCCGACTGAGTTGGCGGCGGTGCATCGTGCTGCGGGGCCGGTGGTTGAGCTCATTGCGGAGGAGATGTATAGGACTGACGGGGGGTCACCATGA
- a CDS encoding uncharacterized protein (ID:PFLUO_008379-T1.cds;~source:funannotate) — protein sequence MAPNIYPAKLTLSCPLFAADFDPRNNRFLLVGGGGGQGRSGSLLDTSKRDEIKQSVELELSRDEDSVTSLAAAPQSDNANEIVALAGINSSVEQVKKNNNQHLRSFRFDAPHRELAVALPPADPAAENSDEDANETNKEEVRIEGELIPGKATPLSRASLFKMKGGADSADTYQRVLRLSPWRKYQGEEGDDTENVRIGAITTGLAPSGEIVFFRAAETPSESDVVGRIRLSGTEEAEDLDFASLENDKFRVAYTTGVDVVVGEISSSKRSNAAPDVKTVFSVPLPKSGTARPKFRALRFLNPTTLLLLQNAPNRGGAELVLLRLPDDKTSKASILSRRRLPRSVKIGLGLDVCPLGTNPQGQQQTIIATSGSDNSIAIFTLEFGPVRGFGSIRPFTVFRDVHPFSMTKLVFSTFIAPAHPVGPEVPPQNVKLASVSMGNTVVVHTIPLSPFPPPSRTPRYVLAQPGPAEFWDLLFGLSMFLLSLVAILAALQSYAEVRGLVPSILGARNYIGESWTRPYIPDEHGRNHPILERIFPALRSAPALTQSEQLESLRQVLDRVHAAGAAPVDLDIVSPKDLSVIVRCDPSVGENPEHSVIVETAQSAHVIPSSEKDDLRTWKELSASEQKAWKQRLEHAGRWAADEGETVLQGVLFSEVLGY from the exons ATGGCGCCCAACATCTACCCAGCCAAGCTGACCCTGTCGTGTCCGCTCTTCGCGGCTGACTTTGACCCGCGCAACAATCGCTTCCTGctggtcggcggcggcggcggccaaggGCGCAGCGGA TCTCTTCTGGATACATCGAAACGAGACGAAATCAAACAGTCTgtggagctggagctctCGCGTGATGAGGACTCGGTGACGTCGCTGGCAGCCGCGCCGCAATCGGACAACGCGAATGAGATCGTCGCGCTGGCGGGTATCAATAGCTCGGTCgagcaggtgaagaagaataataacCAGCACCTGCGCTCGTTTCGGTTTGATGCTCCGCACAGAGAACTAGCTGTTGCGCTTCCGCCTGCGGATCCGGCGGCTGAGAATTCAGACGAGGATGCGAACGAGACGAACAAAGAGGAAGTTCGGATAGAGGGGGAGCTGATTCCCGGCAAGGCAACGCCGTTGTCGCGCGCGTCGCTGTTCAAAATGAAGGGTGGTGCGGATTCGGCCGATACCTACCAGCGGGTTCTGCGCTTGTCGCCGTGGAGGAAGTaccagggcgaggagggcgatgataCAGAGAATGTGCGCATCGGCGCCATCACCACGGGACTCGCTCCCTCCGGTGAGATTGTCTTCTTTCGCGCAGCTGAAACGCCCAGCGAGTCTGATGTCGTTGGACGCATCCGCCTGAGCGGCACTgaggaggccgaggatcTAGACTTTGCCAGTCTGGAAAACGACAAGTTCCGCGTTGCATACACCACCGGCGTGGACGtggtcgtcggcgagatCTCCTCTTCCAAGCGGTCCAACGCCGCGCCAGACGTGAAAaccgtcttctccgtccccCTGCCCAAGAGCGGTACTGCTCGCCCCAAGTTCCGTGCCCTTCGCTTCCTCAACCCGACAACGCTGCTCCTGCTTCAAAATGCGCCGAACCGCGGTGGCGCagagctcgtcctcctccgatTACCCGATGACAAGACAAGCAAAGCATCTATCCTGAGCAGAAGACGCCTCCCGCGCAGTGTCAAGATCGGTCTGGGCCTCGACGTCTGCCCGCTAGGCACAAATCCgcaaggccagcagcagaccatcatcgccaccagCGGTAGCGATAACTCAATTGCCATTTTCACGTTGGAATTCGGCCCAGTCCGTGGCTTTGGCTCCATCCGTCCCTTCACCGTCTTCCGCGATGTCCACCCTTTCTCCATGACCAAGCTCGTCTTCTCAACCTTCATTGCACCCGCACACCCCGTCGGCCCGGAAGTCCCGCCCCAAAACGTCAAGCTCGCCTCCGTGTCTATGGGAAACACAGTGGTCGTGCACACAatccccctctcccccttccctcctccatcccgcACACCGCGCTACGTCCTCGCCCAACCCGGTCCAGCCGAGTTCTGGGacctcctcttcggcctAAGCATGTTCCTGTTGTCActcgtcgccatcctcgcaGCCCTGCAATCCTATGCGGAAGTCCGCGGCCTCGTGCCGtccatcctcggcgccaGAAACTACATCGGTGAGTCCTGGACTCGTCCGTATATCCCCGACGAGCACGGCAGGAATCATCCGATACTGGAACGCATCTTCCCCGCTCTGCGCAGCGCTCCCGCGCTCACACAGTCCGAGCAACTCGAATCCCTCCGCCAGGTCCTAGACCGCGtccacgccgccggcgcGGCGCCCGTGGATCTCGACATCGTGTCGCCAAAGGACCTCTCCGTGATCGTGAGATGTGATCCCTCAGTGGGAGAAAATCCGGAGCACAGCGTTATCGTTGAAACGGCACAGTCGGCGCATGTTATCCCCTCctcggagaaggatgatCTTCGCACGTGGAAAGAGCTCTCGGCTTCCGAGCAGAAGGCGTGGAAACAGCGTCTTGAGCATGCGGGTCGCTGGGCTGCTGATGAGGGCGAGACTGTGCTTCAGGGCGTGCTCTTTTCGGAAGTTTTGGGATATTAG